In Oryzihumus leptocrescens, the following are encoded in one genomic region:
- a CDS encoding histone deacetylase has product MPCSTELVWYASYGSNMAASRLRYYLTGGTPPGARRPHPGARDPRRPRAAQGISIPGEVYFARSSSLWGGGIAFFDPNAPGVTAARAHLVSLGQFSDIAAQEMRRTPGRDPDLTRALATGRDQLGPGWYETLLHLGDLDGIPLLTFTAPGPADAADPNAPAGPYLRLLARGLQEAHDWEPAEVSAYLSQLRGARGAWSHAAVSELLADAA; this is encoded by the coding sequence ATGCCTTGCTCCACAGAGCTCGTCTGGTACGCCAGCTACGGCTCGAACATGGCCGCCTCGCGGCTGCGCTACTACCTGACCGGCGGCACCCCACCCGGCGCACGCCGTCCACACCCCGGTGCGCGCGACCCGCGACGGCCACGGGCAGCCCAGGGCATCAGCATCCCGGGCGAGGTGTACTTCGCGCGCAGCTCGTCCCTGTGGGGTGGGGGCATCGCGTTCTTCGACCCGAACGCGCCGGGGGTGACCGCAGCGCGCGCCCATCTCGTCTCGCTGGGGCAGTTCAGTGACATCGCTGCCCAGGAGATGCGACGGACCCCGGGCCGCGACCCGGACCTGACCCGGGCCCTGGCCACCGGCCGCGACCAGCTCGGTCCCGGCTGGTACGAGACCCTCCTGCACCTCGGCGACCTCGACGGCATACCCCTGCTCACGTTCACCGCGCCCGGGCCGGCGGACGCCGCAGACCCCAACGCTCCGGCGGGGCCCTACCTGCGGCTGCTGGCGCGCGGGCTCCAGGAGGCGCACGACTGGGAACCCGCGGAGGTAAGTGCCTACCTGAGCCAGCTGCGCGGGGCCCGAGGGGCCTGGTCACACGCGGCCGTCAGCGAGCTGCTGGCCGACGCGGCGTGA
- a CDS encoding DEAD/DEAH box helicase, translating into MARPARHQSGATRTAPRNQRQRRARDLGEAGLIPVMARAVREVEARAQRGRVGPSARTKFQVVALLVREERARLKGDGTISESQRTEQLKRLDGIATILAKTTARDTSLLSLLAEDAVISDAATSLRREMLLDAGIEPVAEEPPATEAEPAAAPAKRQVVPQSVISRQLANPFLAPDFSAAAVQHQRVTGRLSTWELLGPLFRSFEEGGDSSCMDLPAPTSLKAPHGLELMHHQAELVAAAAAGHRTFLLADEPGLGKTAQALLAAQAADAFPLLVVVPNVVKANWAREAEMWTPGHPATVIHGDGETIDGFADIVVVNYEVLDRHVGWLGDLGFRGMVVDEAHFIKNKTSQRSQHVLQLSERIRARALNPLLMALTGTPLINDIEDFKAIWQFLGWIDDKKPRPRLMAALEENGWSPADPAFYPAARASVIDLGIVRRRKVDVAADIPARRIADLPVELDDEAGRSIRAAEQELARRLVARYDSALAARTSGAVVEGIDHDLVRRVAGWEREESGSAKTGENVFGVMRRIGQAKAGLAADYAAQLARSVGKVVFFAKHIDVMDAAEETFAKRGLRYASIRGEQSAKARQANIDAFVQDPDVAVVVCSLTAAGVGLNLQVASNVVLAELSWTAAEQTQAIDRVHRIGQGDPVTAWRIIAAQTIDPRIAQLIDSKAGLAARALDGSDEEVSSSADVQLEALVTLLTDALTARQ; encoded by the coding sequence TTGGCTCGACCAGCCCGTCACCAGTCCGGTGCCACCCGGACGGCCCCGCGCAACCAGCGGCAGCGGCGTGCCCGCGACCTGGGCGAGGCCGGCCTGATCCCGGTGATGGCCCGCGCGGTCCGCGAGGTCGAGGCCCGGGCCCAGCGCGGTCGGGTCGGCCCGTCGGCCCGGACGAAGTTCCAGGTCGTCGCCCTGCTCGTCCGCGAGGAGCGGGCCCGGCTCAAGGGTGACGGGACGATCAGCGAGTCCCAGCGCACCGAGCAGCTCAAGCGCCTCGACGGCATCGCCACGATCCTGGCCAAGACCACCGCGCGGGACACCTCGCTGCTGTCCCTGCTGGCCGAGGACGCGGTCATCTCCGACGCGGCCACGTCGCTGCGCCGGGAGATGCTGCTGGATGCCGGTATCGAGCCGGTCGCCGAGGAGCCCCCCGCCACCGAGGCCGAGCCGGCCGCGGCCCCGGCCAAGCGACAGGTGGTGCCGCAGTCGGTCATCTCCCGCCAGCTGGCCAACCCCTTCCTCGCCCCGGACTTCTCCGCCGCCGCGGTCCAGCACCAGCGGGTGACCGGTCGCCTCTCCACCTGGGAGCTGCTCGGGCCGCTGTTCCGCTCCTTCGAGGAGGGCGGGGACTCCTCGTGCATGGACCTGCCCGCGCCGACCTCGCTGAAGGCGCCGCACGGCCTGGAGCTCATGCACCACCAGGCCGAGCTGGTCGCGGCCGCCGCGGCCGGCCACCGGACCTTCCTGCTGGCCGACGAGCCCGGTCTGGGCAAGACCGCCCAGGCGCTGCTCGCGGCCCAGGCCGCGGACGCCTTCCCGCTGCTCGTCGTCGTGCCCAACGTCGTCAAGGCCAACTGGGCCCGTGAGGCCGAGATGTGGACCCCGGGACACCCCGCCACGGTGATCCACGGTGACGGCGAGACCATCGACGGCTTCGCCGACATCGTCGTGGTCAACTACGAGGTCCTCGACCGCCACGTCGGGTGGCTGGGTGACCTCGGCTTCCGCGGCATGGTGGTCGACGAGGCCCACTTCATCAAGAACAAGACCTCGCAGCGCTCGCAGCACGTGCTCCAGCTCTCCGAGCGCATCCGCGCCCGCGCGCTGAACCCCCTGCTCATGGCCCTGACCGGCACCCCGCTGATCAACGACATCGAGGACTTCAAGGCGATCTGGCAGTTCCTCGGCTGGATCGACGACAAGAAGCCCCGGCCCCGGCTCATGGCCGCGCTGGAGGAGAACGGCTGGTCGCCGGCCGACCCCGCGTTCTACCCCGCGGCCCGGGCCAGCGTGATCGACCTCGGCATCGTCCGCCGGCGCAAGGTCGACGTGGCTGCCGACATCCCGGCGCGCCGCATCGCCGACCTGCCGGTCGAGCTCGACGACGAGGCCGGCCGCTCGATCCGCGCCGCCGAGCAGGAGCTCGCCCGCCGCCTGGTGGCGCGCTACGACAGTGCCCTCGCCGCCCGCACCTCCGGTGCCGTCGTCGAGGGCATCGACCACGACCTCGTACGCCGGGTCGCGGGCTGGGAGCGCGAGGAGTCCGGCTCGGCCAAGACCGGGGAGAACGTCTTCGGCGTCATGCGCCGCATCGGCCAGGCCAAGGCCGGGCTGGCGGCCGACTACGCCGCGCAGCTGGCACGCAGCGTCGGCAAGGTCGTCTTCTTCGCCAAGCACATCGACGTCATGGACGCCGCCGAGGAGACCTTCGCCAAGCGGGGTCTGCGCTACGCCTCGATCCGCGGCGAGCAGTCCGCCAAGGCGCGGCAGGCCAACATCGACGCGTTCGTGCAGGACCCCGACGTCGCCGTCGTGGTCTGCTCGCTGACCGCGGCGGGGGTGGGCCTCAACCTGCAGGTCGCCTCCAACGTCGTGCTCGCCGAGCTGTCCTGGACCGCGGCGGAGCAGACGCAGGCGATCGACCGGGTGCACCGCATCGGGCAGGGCGACCCGGTCACGGCCTGGCGGATCATCGCCGCTCAGACCATCGACCCCCGGATCGCCCAGCTCATCGACAGCAAGGCCGGCCTCGCCGCCCGCGCGCTCGACGGGTCGGACGAGGAGGTCTCGTCCTCGGCCGACGTGCAGCTCGAGGCGCTCGTCACGCTCCTGACGGACGCGCTGACGGCGCGGCAGTAG
- a CDS encoding globin domain-containing protein, whose product MLSAESTAVVKATAAVVAQHAVEITSRFYPAMFEAHPELLHVFNQGNQANGDQRRALAASVVAYATQLVDPDAPSFAPVMERIAHKHVSLGIRPDQYTIVGRYLMGAIGEVLGDAVTPEVARAWDEVYWLFATQLIAEEARLYTRAGVDPAHPWRPFVVAERIEEATDIVTLVLRPVDDEPVPAHQPGQYVSVAVDLPDGSRQPRQYTVSSGPRPDTLQITVRRQRGTGGAPDGLVSTFLHEVVRPGHVVDVGTPSGDVVLEDGTEPLLLISAGVGITPVAAILEEISERQPGRPVTVAHADRSAAHHPLYSAVTSAASTLERFTVHTWYEQVDERGAGRAAHEGLMDLRHVCVPTDAKVFMCGPLPFMRDARAALIRRGVPSTNIRYEVFGPDLWAGAPDAA is encoded by the coding sequence ATGCTTTCTGCCGAGTCCACCGCCGTCGTCAAGGCCACCGCCGCCGTCGTCGCCCAGCACGCGGTGGAGATCACCTCCCGCTTCTACCCGGCGATGTTCGAGGCGCATCCGGAGCTGCTGCACGTGTTCAACCAGGGCAACCAGGCCAACGGCGACCAGCGCCGCGCCCTGGCCGCCTCGGTCGTCGCCTACGCCACGCAGCTCGTCGACCCCGATGCCCCGTCGTTCGCCCCCGTCATGGAGCGGATCGCCCACAAGCACGTGTCGCTCGGCATCCGGCCGGATCAGTACACGATCGTCGGCCGCTACCTGATGGGCGCGATCGGGGAGGTGCTGGGCGACGCGGTCACGCCGGAGGTCGCCCGGGCATGGGACGAGGTCTACTGGCTCTTTGCGACCCAGCTCATCGCCGAAGAGGCCCGGCTCTACACCCGAGCCGGCGTGGACCCGGCGCATCCGTGGCGCCCGTTCGTCGTCGCCGAGCGGATCGAGGAGGCCACCGACATCGTCACCCTGGTGCTGCGCCCCGTCGACGACGAGCCGGTCCCGGCGCACCAGCCGGGTCAGTACGTCTCGGTCGCGGTCGACCTGCCGGACGGCTCACGCCAGCCGCGGCAGTACACCGTCTCCAGCGGACCCCGACCGGACACGCTGCAGATCACCGTGCGTCGGCAGCGCGGCACCGGCGGCGCCCCCGACGGCCTCGTCTCCACGTTCCTGCACGAGGTGGTGCGGCCCGGGCACGTGGTCGACGTCGGCACCCCCTCGGGTGACGTGGTGCTGGAGGACGGCACCGAGCCGCTGCTGCTCATCAGCGCCGGGGTCGGCATCACCCCCGTCGCGGCCATCCTCGAGGAGATCTCGGAGCGCCAGCCCGGCCGTCCGGTCACCGTGGCCCACGCCGACCGGTCGGCCGCCCACCACCCGCTGTACTCCGCCGTGACCTCGGCCGCCTCGACCCTGGAACGGTTCACCGTGCACACCTGGTACGAGCAGGTCGACGAGCGGGGCGCCGGGCGCGCGGCCCACGAGGGGCTGATGGACCTGCGCCACGTCTGCGTCCCCACCGACGCCAAGGTCTTCATGTGCGGGCCGCTGCCGTTCATGCGCGACGCCCGGGCGGCGCTGATCCGCCGCGGCGTGCCGTCGACCAACATCCGCTACGAGGTCTTCGGACCCGACCTGTGGGCCGGCGCCCCCGACGCCGCCTGA
- a CDS encoding helix-turn-helix transcriptional regulator has product MRLEHRRVEAGGDLHRVLGDDGGGGLDDGGGLGRKHGEATPRGAQESDTSHFIRLKSVKNTLSRLAPGLAPLTSGDAPPKGPLPARPRRRRPPLTRARAAVLQRLADQPEPCRVAALAAVTRQHPNTVREHLDVLVADGYATRVAAEPDGRGRPAWLYAVVDLEDVADDAVVVAREYAGLAATLAAHLARSSANPAEESLEAGSAWGHQLALASGREPAPNATAARRQVVAMLDELGFEPDADARAGVVRLRRCPLLEAAHEHPEVVCNVHLGLVRAALEELGADAGGAALRPFSEPGACRLDLLPRRRREPDV; this is encoded by the coding sequence ATGCGCCTCGAACATCGCCGGGTAGAAGCGGGAGGTGATCTCCACCGCGTGCTGGGCGACGACGGCGGCGGTGGCCTTGACGACGGCGGTGGACTCGGCAGAAAGCATGGCGAAGCAACTCCACGAGGGGCGCAGGAATCTGACACATCACATTTTATTAGACTGAAGTCCGTGAAAAATACGCTCAGTCGCCTGGCTCCTGGGTTGGCGCCGCTGACCAGCGGCGACGCCCCGCCGAAGGGACCGCTGCCGGCGCGCCCTCGCCGGCGACGGCCTCCGCTGACACGTGCGCGCGCCGCGGTGCTGCAGCGTCTGGCGGACCAGCCCGAGCCGTGCCGCGTGGCTGCGCTGGCGGCGGTCACGCGCCAGCACCCCAACACCGTGCGCGAGCACCTGGACGTCCTCGTCGCCGACGGCTACGCCACCCGTGTCGCGGCAGAACCCGACGGCCGGGGCCGCCCCGCCTGGCTCTACGCGGTGGTGGACCTCGAGGACGTGGCGGACGACGCCGTCGTCGTGGCCCGCGAGTATGCCGGTCTCGCGGCAACGCTCGCGGCTCACCTGGCCCGCAGCAGCGCCAACCCCGCCGAGGAGTCGCTCGAGGCCGGCTCCGCGTGGGGCCACCAGCTGGCGTTGGCGTCCGGTCGGGAACCCGCGCCGAACGCGACCGCCGCGCGGCGGCAGGTCGTGGCCATGCTCGACGAGCTCGGCTTCGAACCCGACGCCGACGCCCGCGCCGGGGTGGTCAGGCTGCGCCGCTGCCCCCTGCTGGAGGCTGCGCACGAGCACCCGGAGGTCGTGTGCAACGTGCACCTCGGGCTGGTGCGTGCCGCGCTGGAGGAGCTCGGCGCCGACGCCGGGGGCGCAGCGCTGCGCCCCTTCTCCGAGCCGGGCGCCTGCCGGCTGGACCTCCTGCCACGACGCAGACGCGAGCCCGACGTCTGA
- a CDS encoding AraC family transcriptional regulator, translating to MTRTPPPVTGSPDLPPAAAAGDPFDVVRQVLDLVRLNGAIFFRSDFRAPWAYTSPPAAELTGALPPGPGSLVMFHVIAEGSCWISVGDGAAREVSAGDVVVMPYGDRNAWGSREAADPVPITTLLPPIPWTEFPRIEHGGTGERTQVVCGYLRGDAVLFDPVLRALPPLFVVHPPPGPAADWVRASIDFALASAQPSGGGSGADRRLPELLFSEVLRLYLHEQRQAELTGWLAALRDPVVGRALSLLHADPARDWSVGELSRSVAVSRTVLLDRFHQLLGHPPIRYLTQWRLNLASGLLRTTGLGVAEVAGRVGYRSEEAFSRAFKRAFGAAPAHWRSGQAAPALGRVAPT from the coding sequence ATGACCCGGACGCCGCCGCCGGTGACCGGGAGTCCGGATCTGCCCCCGGCGGCTGCCGCGGGCGACCCGTTCGACGTCGTGCGCCAGGTGCTCGACCTCGTCCGGCTCAACGGCGCGATCTTCTTCCGCTCCGACTTCCGGGCGCCGTGGGCCTACACCTCCCCGCCCGCGGCCGAGCTGACCGGGGCGCTCCCGCCCGGCCCCGGGAGCCTGGTGATGTTCCACGTCATCGCCGAGGGCAGCTGCTGGATCTCGGTGGGGGACGGGGCGGCGCGCGAGGTCTCGGCCGGGGACGTCGTGGTGATGCCCTACGGCGACAGGAACGCCTGGGGCTCCCGCGAGGCCGCCGACCCCGTGCCGATCACCACGCTGCTGCCGCCCATCCCGTGGACCGAGTTCCCCCGGATCGAGCACGGCGGCACCGGGGAGCGCACGCAGGTCGTCTGCGGCTACCTGCGCGGGGACGCGGTCCTGTTCGACCCGGTGCTGCGCGCCCTCCCGCCGCTGTTCGTCGTCCACCCGCCACCGGGGCCCGCCGCGGACTGGGTGCGCGCGAGCATCGACTTCGCGCTGGCCTCGGCGCAACCGTCAGGGGGCGGCTCCGGCGCGGATCGCCGGCTGCCGGAGCTGCTCTTCTCCGAGGTGCTGCGGCTCTACCTGCACGAGCAGCGGCAGGCGGAGCTGACCGGCTGGCTGGCCGCCCTGCGCGACCCGGTCGTGGGCCGGGCGCTGTCGCTGCTCCACGCGGACCCGGCCCGCGACTGGTCCGTGGGTGAGCTGTCCCGCTCCGTGGCGGTCTCGCGGACGGTCCTGCTGGACCGCTTCCACCAGCTGCTGGGCCACCCGCCGATCAGGTACCTCACCCAGTGGCGGCTGAACCTGGCCTCGGGTCTGCTCCGCACGACCGGGCTGGGGGTCGCCGAGGTCGCCGGCCGGGTCGGCTACCGGTCCGAGGAGGCCTTCAGCCGGGCGTTCAAGCGCGCCTTCGGGGCGGCCCCGGCGCACTGGCGGTCCGGCCAGGCCGCCCCGGCGCTCGGCCGGGTCGCACCAACCTGA
- a CDS encoding transketolase family protein, with translation MSDTRVTFARTAVELVESRADTALLYAEISGQYFAEAEHRLPDRIVNVGIREQLLVSAAAGMALAGLRPIAHTFASFLVERAFEQVKLGFNHQDVGGVLVSSGGSYDISAGGRTHQAPGDVALMDTLPDWRIHVPGHADEVADALRQAVAGSGRDYIRVTEAQNSRAHPVRPGAFLPIRHGSRATVVAVGPVLDPVLEATAGLDVSVLYASTVRPFDRAGLRRSLDAPDVVLVEPYLAGTSTRVVSEALTDLPHRVLALGVGRTELRRYGTPSEHQAAHGLDAAGIRRSLEGFLS, from the coding sequence ATGAGCGACACCCGGGTCACCTTCGCCCGCACCGCCGTGGAGCTCGTCGAGTCCCGCGCGGACACGGCCCTGCTCTACGCCGAGATCTCCGGGCAGTACTTCGCCGAGGCCGAGCACCGTCTGCCCGACCGCATCGTCAACGTCGGGATCCGCGAGCAGCTCCTCGTCAGCGCCGCGGCCGGTATGGCGCTCGCGGGCCTTCGCCCGATCGCCCACACGTTCGCGTCGTTCCTGGTCGAGCGCGCGTTCGAGCAGGTCAAGCTCGGCTTCAACCACCAGGACGTCGGCGGGGTGCTCGTGTCCTCGGGCGGCTCGTACGACATCTCCGCAGGCGGGCGCACCCACCAGGCGCCCGGCGACGTCGCCCTGATGGACACCCTCCCGGACTGGCGGATCCACGTGCCCGGGCACGCCGACGAGGTCGCCGACGCGTTGCGGCAGGCGGTGGCCGGGTCGGGGCGCGACTACATCCGGGTCACGGAGGCACAGAACTCCCGGGCCCACCCGGTGCGCCCCGGGGCGTTCCTCCCGATCCGGCACGGGTCCCGCGCCACCGTCGTCGCGGTCGGGCCGGTGCTCGACCCCGTGCTGGAGGCCACCGCCGGGCTGGACGTGAGCGTGCTCTACGCCAGCACCGTGCGACCGTTCGACCGAGCCGGGCTGCGCCGCTCGCTGGACGCGCCCGACGTCGTGCTGGTGGAGCCGTACCTCGCCGGCACGTCGACCCGGGTGGTGTCGGAGGCGCTGACGGACCTGCCCCACCGGGTGCTCGCGCTCGGCGTCGGGCGCACCGAGCTGCGTCGCTACGGGACGCCGTCCGAGCACCAGGCGGCGCACGGGCTGGACGCGGCAGGGATCCGCCGATCGCTCGAGGGTTTCCTCTCCTGA
- a CDS encoding GNAT family N-acetyltransferase yields the protein MEDGPRVASPEDAGTVTGLVVGAFFDDPTWSWAFPDPRARREQHRAFWGLFVEGALRHDWVWLAAGDVATSIWIPPGRSDMSEEQEARMEALLPDILGPGADRVSEALELFEAAHPRDEPHYYLSLLATDPAQRGHGYGLALLADNLRVIDAEGASAYLEASNPANVALYERYGFAQVGAFDLPDGGPTVHTMWRSPRHAR from the coding sequence GTGGAGGACGGACCGCGGGTCGCGAGCCCGGAGGATGCCGGCACGGTGACCGGGCTGGTGGTCGGCGCCTTCTTCGACGACCCGACCTGGTCGTGGGCCTTCCCGGACCCGCGTGCCCGCAGGGAGCAGCATCGAGCGTTCTGGGGCCTGTTCGTCGAGGGAGCCCTGCGTCATGACTGGGTGTGGCTGGCCGCGGGCGACGTCGCGACGAGCATCTGGATCCCGCCAGGGCGCAGCGACATGTCCGAGGAGCAGGAAGCGAGGATGGAGGCGCTCCTGCCCGACATCCTCGGCCCGGGTGCGGACCGGGTGTCCGAGGCGCTCGAGCTCTTCGAGGCCGCGCACCCGCGGGACGAGCCGCACTACTACCTCAGCCTGCTCGCGACCGACCCGGCGCAGCGCGGGCACGGCTACGGCCTGGCCCTGCTCGCCGACAACCTGCGCGTCATCGACGCCGAGGGCGCCAGCGCCTACCTCGAGGCGAGCAACCCCGCGAACGTGGCCCTGTACGAGCGGTACGGGTTCGCACAGGTGGGCGCGTTCGACCTCCCCGACGGCGGCCCGACCGTCCACACCATGTGGCGCTCACCCCGCCACGCACGGTAA
- a CDS encoding thiamine pyrophosphate-dependent enzyme has translation MTTTATDRDLGYADLPRLMSLMTGDEKHSNAATSTLDVVWVLYERVLRVDPARPDDPDRDRFLLSKGHGPMAYYATLAARGFFPESWLPGWGSFDSALGHHPDRVLVPGVELSSGSLGHGLPIAVGVALGLRAQGRDAHVYVLVGDAELDEGSNQEAIELAVARGLTNLTLVVVDNASASYRERGHLSRRFCVEGWETTVVDGRDHDRIEQALLTRGAGPSVVIAEVEEKWS, from the coding sequence ATGACCACGACCGCGACCGACCGGGACCTCGGGTACGCCGACCTCCCCCGGCTCATGTCCCTCATGACGGGGGATGAGAAGCACAGCAACGCCGCCACCTCCACCCTTGACGTCGTCTGGGTGCTCTACGAACGCGTCCTGCGCGTCGACCCGGCACGCCCCGACGACCCCGACCGCGACCGGTTCCTCCTGTCCAAGGGGCACGGTCCGATGGCGTACTACGCCACGCTGGCGGCCAGGGGCTTCTTCCCCGAGTCCTGGCTGCCCGGCTGGGGCTCGTTCGACTCGGCGTTGGGCCACCACCCCGACCGGGTCCTCGTCCCCGGCGTCGAGCTGTCCAGCGGCTCGCTGGGGCACGGCCTTCCGATCGCCGTGGGCGTCGCCCTGGGGCTGCGGGCGCAGGGCCGCGACGCCCACGTCTACGTGCTGGTCGGCGACGCCGAGCTCGACGAGGGCAGCAACCAGGAGGCGATCGAGCTCGCCGTCGCGCGCGGGCTCACCAACCTCACGCTCGTCGTGGTCGACAACGCCTCGGCGTCGTACCGCGAGCGGGGGCACCTGTCCCGGCGTTTCTGCGTGGAGGGGTGGGAGACCACGGTGGTCGACGGCCGCGACCACGACCGGATCGAACAGGCGCTGCTCACCCGCGGCGCCGGTCCGTCCGTCGTCATCGCCGAGGTCGAGGAGAAGTGGTCATGA
- a CDS encoding DUF4242 domain-containing protein, with amino-acid sequence MALFLDIHTIEGVTAEAAAQAHAADLRTQDRYGVSYQRYWVDEDKGQVFCLVEAPNADAARAVHHEAHGLVAEAIHPVIEGA; translated from the coding sequence ATGGCACTGTTTCTGGACATCCACACCATCGAGGGCGTCACGGCCGAGGCTGCCGCCCAGGCCCACGCGGCCGACCTGCGCACGCAGGACCGGTACGGCGTGAGCTACCAGCGGTACTGGGTCGACGAGGACAAGGGCCAGGTCTTCTGCCTGGTCGAGGCCCCGAACGCCGACGCCGCCCGCGCCGTGCACCACGAGGCGCACGGCCTGGTCGCCGAGGCGATCCACCCGGTCATCGAGGGCGCCTGA
- a CDS encoding DUF998 domain-containing protein produces MSQVKVASARSTPRADRLTKGLLACGVLYAVTYVAGNDLIAAAMTRGYTRMDQAVSELSATGAVARPFLVGMNAIWMPAMVAFGVGVWRAARGNRWLRVTGALLMAFGVTSLLWLPFPMTARRDVVVGAAMATNDLGHIGMTALTGVFVLAEIASSAVGLGWGFRIYCAATVAVILLFGALTGAQAAHVAQGLPTPLMGFYERVNIGAWLLWMAVLAVVLWRRLDARGSRRVGQQLADGRV; encoded by the coding sequence ATGTCGCAGGTGAAGGTCGCTTCGGCGCGCTCGACACCGCGCGCCGATCGGCTCACCAAGGGCCTCCTGGCCTGCGGCGTGCTGTACGCGGTCACCTACGTCGCGGGGAACGACCTCATCGCCGCCGCGATGACCCGGGGGTACACCCGGATGGACCAGGCGGTGAGCGAGCTGTCCGCCACGGGGGCGGTCGCGCGGCCCTTCCTCGTCGGCATGAACGCGATCTGGATGCCGGCCATGGTCGCCTTCGGTGTCGGGGTCTGGCGCGCCGCGCGCGGCAACCGCTGGCTGCGGGTCACTGGCGCCCTGCTGATGGCGTTCGGCGTGACCAGCCTGTTGTGGCTTCCGTTCCCCATGACCGCTCGGCGGGACGTCGTCGTCGGGGCTGCCATGGCGACCAACGACCTCGGCCACATCGGCATGACAGCCCTGACGGGCGTGTTCGTCCTCGCCGAGATCGCGTCCTCCGCCGTCGGCCTCGGGTGGGGGTTCCGCATCTACTGCGCGGCGACCGTGGCGGTGATCCTCCTGTTCGGTGCGTTGACCGGCGCGCAGGCCGCGCACGTCGCCCAGGGCCTCCCGACCCCGCTGATGGGCTTCTACGAACGGGTCAACATCGGGGCGTGGCTGCTCTGGATGGCCGTCCTGGCCGTGGTCCTGTGGCGGAGGCTGGACGCCCGTGGTTCACGCCGCGTCGGCCAGCAGCTCGCTGACGGCCGCGTGTGA
- a CDS encoding HAAS signaling domain-containing protein, with protein MSTPSAEDLVLDYLSRLEAAASHLPPERRVELVEEIRSHIDAARESGEARDPAAVRNLLDRLGSPEEIAAAAAPDRRRGEVRPGLLHEYATVATLLLGSILLPVIGWLCGVALLWTSRQWTTREKLLGTLVVPGGPGGVWLASALPTQNCSESSGGSPSGPETITRACSGFAFPPLVGIPLAIVTLVASFVVPAVLLSRARKRAGRTPRLDTSGASAPS; from the coding sequence ATGAGCACACCCAGCGCTGAAGACCTGGTTCTGGACTACCTGAGCCGGCTGGAGGCCGCCGCCAGCCACCTTCCACCCGAGCGACGGGTCGAGCTCGTCGAGGAGATTCGCTCGCACATCGACGCCGCGCGAGAAAGCGGTGAGGCTCGTGACCCAGCCGCGGTGCGGAACCTGCTCGACCGGCTGGGCTCACCCGAGGAGATCGCGGCCGCGGCCGCACCGGACCGCCGTCGGGGCGAGGTGCGACCGGGACTGCTGCACGAGTATGCGACGGTGGCCACCCTCCTCCTGGGGTCCATCCTGCTGCCGGTCATCGGGTGGCTCTGCGGTGTCGCGCTGCTGTGGACGTCGCGCCAGTGGACCACCCGCGAGAAGCTCCTGGGCACGCTCGTGGTGCCCGGTGGCCCCGGAGGGGTCTGGCTCGCCTCTGCCCTGCCCACGCAGAACTGCTCCGAGAGCTCGGGAGGCAGCCCATCCGGTCCGGAGACCATCACGCGGGCGTGCTCGGGGTTCGCCTTCCCGCCGCTCGTGGGCATCCCCCTGGCGATCGTGACCCTGGTTGCTTCCTTCGTCGTCCCCGCCGTGCTCCTCAGTCGCGCACGCAAACGTGCGGGGCGCACCCCTCGGCTGGACACCTCAGGCGCCTCGGCACCCAGCTGA